The Candidatus Methylomirabilota bacterium genome includes the window CACCGCCGGACTCGGCGTCGTCCTCCCGTCGCCGGCGGAGCTCGACATCGCCGGGTTTTCCATGGGCGGAATCATCGGCGGCCTCGTCGCCGCGCGCCTCGGGCGTCGCATCCGCACGCTCGTGCTGCTCGGGCCGGGCGGCTTGAGGCTCCCGCCGGCGCCCAGGCGACCGCTGCTCGGCACGCGCCCCGACATGCGTCCTGACGAGGTCGCGCGGACATACCGTGAGAACCTGAAAGTTCTGATGCTCGCGAATCCGGACAAGGTCGACGACCTCGCCGTGTTCCTGCAGATGGAGAACGTCCGGCAGGCCCGGTTCAAGTCGGGCGACATCCCGACCTCCGACGCCCTGCTGCGAGCGCTGCCGGCAATCCGGTCGCGTATCGCCAGCATCTGGGGCGGGTGTGACGCGTTCGTGGGTCCGAATCTCGAGGCCCGCCGGCGCGTCCTGGCGGGGGTGCAGCGCGACCTCGACTTCCGCGTGATCGAGGGCGCGGGCCACTGGGTCACCTACGAAGCGGCCGATCGGGTCGATGCCGCGCTGCTCGAGATCTTGCTCGGGAAGGCGTGACGGGCCGGGCCCCCGCCCGCGGGCGAGGACCCGGCCGCGTCACGAGGTCAATCGCGGATCAATGGTCGTCGTGGTGCCGCCAGCGCTCATGGTCCCAGCCGTGCCTGTGGCCGGGCGGGCCCCAGGCCGGATAGGCCGGCGCGTACTGCGCGTAGGTCCGGTAGTAGTACACGGGGGCCGGCATCTGGTACACGGTGACAGGCTGCGGGACGACGTAGACCGGAGGCGGTGGCGCGACGTAGACCGGCTGGGCCACCACGGCCGGTGCGCGGTAGCCGAAGACGCCGGTGCCCGAGAGGATCTGGTTGAACACGGCGAACGCGCCGAGGCCGAGGGCGGCGTCGGTGGACGAGCCCGCCAGCGCCACTCCCGGGGCCAGCAGCATCGCGATCACGACCAGAGCAGCCACGCGTTTCATGGCGTTTCCTCCTTGGTGGAACGCTACTTCTGACCGGATAGACGACCGCCGCCGGGCCCGCATTTACCGATTTGACGCGCCGCCGGGCCACGGTCTAGTCTCCGCGCAGAGA containing:
- a CDS encoding alpha/beta fold hydrolase; the encoded protein is MMVEEPAAAVSTLDSRATRELTPCGAGSMVWRSWGEGRPLVLLHGASGSWTHWIRNIATLARHFRVLAPDMPGFGESDVPPEPHTADVLADLITAGLGVVLPSPAELDIAGFSMGGIIGGLVAARLGRRIRTLVLLGPGGLRLPPAPRRPLLGTRPDMRPDEVARTYRENLKVLMLANPDKVDDLAVFLQMENVRQARFKSGDIPTSDALLRALPAIRSRIASIWGGCDAFVGPNLEARRRVLAGVQRDLDFRVIEGAGHWVTYEAADRVDAALLEILLGKA